The Amycolatopsis sp. DG1A-15b genome window below encodes:
- a CDS encoding GNAT family N-acetyltransferase, with amino-acid sequence MHSDVIATEHAARLAAVDSLLPGSTPFEAAENAVVLEVATGGSAASGLASRVQVDRDAPNAPWRALTEHRLDVQLAGPQPAAVLDALLTRWDEHLRAVAEPGDTETAAIVPRASRDAAGAREMLHHGFAPLRVVAVRPAQRLVPATPLGTPGVKIRRAEPGDLETAVALGMELHSYDAQYGTVNWRTGVEEILAKDLAEQLKRPEPPLWIAELYGRPLGMVGVQHPGETGWISGRVAASRVGYLSSLAVAEAARSSGVGTALATHAHHVLDEEGADVVLLHHAAANPLSTPFWYAQGYRPLWTYWQRRPAVR; translated from the coding sequence ATGCACAGCGATGTGATTGCCACCGAGCACGCGGCGCGGCTCGCGGCGGTGGATTCCCTCCTCCCCGGATCTACTCCCTTCGAAGCGGCGGAAAACGCGGTGGTCCTGGAGGTCGCGACGGGCGGCTCGGCGGCGTCCGGGCTCGCTTCCCGCGTCCAGGTCGACCGCGACGCCCCGAACGCGCCGTGGCGCGCGCTCACCGAGCACCGGCTCGACGTCCAGCTGGCCGGACCGCAGCCGGCGGCCGTGCTGGACGCCCTCCTCACCCGATGGGATGAACATCTGCGCGCGGTCGCCGAGCCGGGTGACACCGAGACGGCGGCGATCGTGCCGCGCGCGAGCCGGGACGCCGCCGGCGCGCGCGAAATGCTGCACCACGGCTTCGCCCCGCTGCGCGTGGTCGCGGTCCGCCCCGCGCAGCGGCTGGTCCCGGCGACCCCGCTGGGGACGCCCGGGGTCAAGATCCGCCGCGCCGAGCCCGGCGACCTCGAGACGGCGGTGGCGCTCGGCATGGAACTGCACTCCTACGACGCCCAGTACGGCACGGTGAACTGGCGCACCGGCGTCGAGGAGATCCTGGCCAAGGACCTCGCCGAGCAGCTGAAGCGGCCGGAGCCGCCGTTGTGGATCGCCGAGCTGTACGGCCGCCCGCTCGGCATGGTGGGCGTCCAGCACCCGGGCGAGACCGGCTGGATCAGCGGCCGCGTGGCCGCTTCCCGTGTGGGCTACCTGTCGTCACTGGCCGTGGCGGAAGCGGCGCGGTCGTCCGGCGTCGGCACCGCGCTGGCGACGCACGCCCACCACGTCCTCGACGAGGAAGGTGCCGACGTCGTCCTGCTGCACCACGCCGCGGCGAACCCGCTGTCGACGCCGTTCTGGTACGCGCAGGGGTACCGCCCGCTGTGGACGTACTGGCAGCGTCGACCGGCTGTTCGGTGA
- a CDS encoding sialidase family protein produces the protein MEGVELRRSLAFVLTLAAVASLLTPASAAERKQLIPGFGAYARLIRLEHGHGRIIATLTSEDADGRFAPVLESTDEGESFHEIGAIHDPDGRAGMCCGTVYELPERVGKLRAGTLLWAASYRQDAGPQRRVGIRVWASKDGGHSWSFLSEAARSHAIDGVWEPEFTVDAGGTLWLHFADETQAPKYAQVLNRVASTDGVNWGTKQLTMAIPPDRVRPGMPIIRRLPDGRYYFAYEICNFRDRYCDPYFKISADGANWGDPADPGTRVDTATGNYFQHAQTIALFPGGPNGVRIVMVGQIYTDAKGVPQPQSGQVLLANDDFGSGHWYELPAPVHITGIWNNFCPNYSSTLLPVDDGRNVLEIATEDDSGCKAYFGKGSALDERPVG, from the coding sequence GTGGAAGGGGTCGAGTTGCGCCGTTCGCTGGCCTTCGTGCTGACGCTCGCCGCCGTCGCCTCGCTGCTGACGCCGGCGAGCGCGGCCGAACGCAAGCAGCTCATCCCCGGCTTCGGCGCCTACGCGCGCCTGATCCGCCTCGAACACGGCCACGGGCGCATCATCGCCACCCTGACCAGCGAAGATGCCGACGGCAGGTTCGCCCCCGTCCTGGAGAGCACTGACGAAGGCGAGTCGTTCCACGAGATCGGCGCGATCCACGACCCCGACGGCCGGGCCGGCATGTGCTGCGGCACCGTCTACGAACTGCCGGAGCGCGTCGGCAAGCTCCGCGCGGGCACGCTGCTGTGGGCTGCGTCCTACCGGCAGGACGCCGGGCCGCAGCGCCGCGTCGGGATCCGCGTCTGGGCCAGCAAGGACGGTGGCCACTCCTGGAGCTTCCTGTCCGAGGCCGCGCGGTCGCACGCCATCGACGGCGTCTGGGAGCCCGAATTCACCGTCGACGCCGGCGGCACGCTCTGGCTCCACTTCGCCGACGAGACGCAGGCGCCGAAGTACGCGCAGGTGCTCAACCGGGTCGCCTCGACCGACGGGGTGAACTGGGGCACCAAGCAGCTCACCATGGCGATCCCGCCCGACCGCGTCCGGCCGGGCATGCCGATCATCCGGCGGCTGCCCGACGGCCGCTACTACTTCGCCTACGAAATCTGCAACTTCCGCGACCGCTACTGCGACCCGTACTTCAAGATCTCCGCCGACGGGGCCAACTGGGGCGACCCCGCCGATCCCGGCACCCGCGTCGACACCGCCACCGGCAACTACTTCCAGCACGCGCAGACGATCGCGCTGTTCCCCGGCGGCCCGAACGGGGTGCGGATCGTCATGGTCGGGCAGATCTACACCGACGCGAAGGGCGTGCCGCAGCCGCAGAGCGGCCAGGTCCTGCTCGCGAACGACGACTTCGGCAGCGGCCACTGGTACGAACTGCCCGCCCCCGTGCACATCACCGGCATCTGGAACAACTTCTGCCCCAACTACTCCTCGACGCTGCTGCCGGTCGACGACGGCCGGAACGTGCTGGAGATCGCCACCGAGGACGACTCCGGCTGCAAAGCCTACTTCGGTAAGGGATCCGCCCTCGATGAGCGGCCCGTAGGGTGA
- a CDS encoding replication initiator has translation MGAAPQGFREMVAAFTESGTLDPALAHVLARANFDTWAGKVKAARGCVKPVRMAGSSTVVDSSGQIVSELSGSVFVPCKNRRASVCESCSAHYAHDTFHLIRAGMAGGKGVPETVTGHLRVLATLTAPSFGKVHSRPFRNGHVRRCSCGELHSQYDDVLGTPLDPGTYDYVGSVLWQAHAGELWRRFTIAVGRKLARALGLRPAELREVMRLSYAKVAEYQRRGLIHFHAVVRIDGPEGPDGPPPPAEVTDDLLTAVIEDAAASVVVRTPESPAVGVVELTWGEQVDVEPIAASEGTSEDSDGGWHDRRVAGYVAKYATKGTRLTEGCDYRIRSAEHIEQLPITEHHKQLMRTAWRLGGLPEYGELNLRKWAHMLGFRGHFLTKSRRYSTTFGEIRRTRAEYRLDEQREALGIADTEVLTVVNDWAMTGIGYHNDAERRLAAVFAELHLARRKLDGQEDDGGGPHGR, from the coding sequence ATGGGTGCTGCTCCGCAGGGCTTCCGTGAGATGGTCGCGGCGTTCACCGAGTCCGGCACGCTGGACCCGGCCCTGGCGCACGTCCTCGCCCGAGCCAACTTCGACACTTGGGCCGGGAAGGTCAAGGCCGCTCGGGGCTGCGTGAAGCCGGTCCGGATGGCTGGGTCGTCCACAGTGGTTGACTCCTCCGGTCAGATCGTCTCCGAGCTCTCCGGCTCGGTGTTCGTGCCCTGCAAGAACCGCCGCGCGTCGGTGTGCGAGTCCTGCTCCGCCCACTACGCCCACGACACCTTCCACCTCATCCGCGCAGGCATGGCCGGGGGCAAGGGCGTCCCGGAGACCGTCACCGGCCACCTGCGCGTGCTGGCGACGCTGACCGCGCCGTCGTTCGGGAAAGTCCACTCGCGACCGTTCCGCAATGGACACGTGCGCCGCTGCTCCTGCGGTGAGCTGCACTCCCAGTACGACGACGTCCTCGGGACGCCCCTGGACCCCGGGACCTACGACTACGTCGGGTCGGTGCTGTGGCAGGCCCACGCGGGGGAGCTGTGGCGCCGCTTCACCATCGCCGTGGGCCGCAAGCTCGCCCGCGCCCTCGGGCTGCGCCCGGCTGAGCTGCGCGAGGTCATGCGCCTGTCCTACGCCAAGGTCGCGGAGTACCAGCGTCGCGGCCTCATCCACTTCCACGCCGTCGTCCGCATCGACGGCCCCGAGGGACCGGATGGACCGCCCCCGCCGGCCGAAGTGACCGACGACCTCCTGACCGCCGTGATCGAGGACGCGGCGGCCTCCGTCGTCGTGCGCACCCCCGAGTCCCCGGCCGTCGGCGTGGTCGAGCTGACGTGGGGTGAGCAGGTCGACGTGGAGCCGATCGCGGCTTCGGAGGGCACCTCGGAGGACTCGGATGGCGGCTGGCACGACCGGCGCGTCGCGGGCTACGTCGCCAAGTACGCCACCAAGGGCACCCGCCTGACCGAAGGCTGCGACTACCGGATCCGCTCGGCGGAGCACATCGAACAGCTTCCGATCACCGAGCACCACAAGCAGCTCATGCGCACCGCCTGGCGGCTCGGCGGCCTGCCCGAGTACGGCGAGCTGAACCTGCGCAAGTGGGCGCACATGCTCGGGTTCCGGGGCCACTTCCTGACCAAGTCCCGCCGCTACTCCACCACCTTCGGGGAGATCCGCCGGACGCGGGCGGAGTACCGCCTCGACGAGCAGCGTGAGGCCCTGGGCATCGCCGACACCGAGGTCCTGACCGTCGTCAACGACTGGGCCATGACCGGCATCGGCTACCACAACGACGCCGAACGACGGCTCGCCGCCGTGTTCGCCGAACTGCACCTTGCCCGGCGCAAGCTCGACGGCCAGGAGGACGACGGCGGGGGACCACATGGCCGTTGA
- a CDS encoding GntR family transcriptional regulator yields MSERLPLSRRIAADLRAAIMQGELAPGAVLPSERQLIAQYGTTKATAGKAIAFLVAEGLVTTEFGRGTFVRRRPPLRRVSAARRHAAHRDTGKPVFDVGAIEQGRVPSRRILFVGRAPLPANAAHWLRASPGDEAVVRRRLQFLDDDPVVVSASYYPLWLAADTRLESPDALPEGPDELIESLGHKFFRGVEVFSALMPTPEEIELLNLHAGVPVMHMWDVDYDKDGRPLQAAHDVYAGDKHEFIYEWNEGDIQP; encoded by the coding sequence GTGTCGGAACGGCTACCGCTCAGCAGACGGATCGCGGCCGATTTGCGCGCGGCGATCATGCAGGGCGAACTCGCCCCGGGTGCCGTCCTCCCGTCCGAGCGGCAGCTCATCGCCCAGTACGGCACGACGAAGGCGACGGCCGGCAAGGCGATTGCCTTCCTGGTCGCCGAGGGCCTGGTGACGACCGAGTTCGGACGCGGTACCTTCGTTCGACGTCGCCCGCCCCTCCGTCGCGTTTCGGCAGCACGACGCCACGCGGCCCACCGGGACACCGGGAAGCCCGTCTTCGATGTCGGAGCCATCGAGCAAGGCCGGGTTCCGTCGCGTCGAATCCTCTTCGTCGGGCGCGCTCCCCTACCCGCGAACGCAGCCCATTGGCTCCGCGCCTCACCCGGCGACGAGGCAGTCGTACGCCGTCGCTTGCAGTTCCTCGACGACGACCCGGTCGTGGTCTCCGCGAGCTACTACCCGCTGTGGCTCGCAGCGGATACCCGCCTTGAGTCACCCGACGCACTGCCCGAGGGACCCGACGAGCTGATCGAGTCGCTGGGGCACAAGTTCTTCCGGGGTGTCGAGGTCTTCAGCGCACTCATGCCAACCCCGGAGGAGATAGAGCTGCTCAACCTCCACGCAGGGGTGCCGGTGATGCACATGTGGGACGTCGACTACGACAAGGACGGCAGGCCACTGCAGGCCGCGCACGACGTCTACGCGGGCGACAAGCACGAGTTCATCTACGAGTGGAACGAAGGCGACATTCAGCCATGA
- a CDS encoding SAM-dependent methyltransferase — MTDQRDSAPRAPEGVDTEKPSAARIYDWYLGGTQNWAVDREFGRRMEQQWPLVRPGSKQNREFMNRAVRAALRAGIRQFIDLGSGVPTAGNVHEVVEAELPEDHDAKVVYVDYEPVAVAHATLILEEGMATDWAGIVQADMRDAKSVLRAAETQRLIDFSRPVCLIMAAVLHFVGPDDDPDGLLAAYRDALAPGSWLAISQMSEGDGTGETLEGLRWFVEQYRKTSNPVWLRNREEIEPLFGDWPLLEPGIVHLPDWRPDRKINALEAEARPYAWCAVAEKPS, encoded by the coding sequence GTGACCGACCAGCGGGATTCCGCACCGAGAGCGCCCGAAGGTGTCGACACCGAGAAGCCGTCCGCGGCCCGGATCTACGACTGGTACCTGGGCGGTACCCAGAACTGGGCCGTGGACCGCGAGTTCGGCCGGCGCATGGAACAGCAGTGGCCGCTGGTGCGCCCGGGGTCGAAGCAGAACCGCGAGTTCATGAACCGCGCGGTGCGGGCGGCGCTGCGGGCCGGGATCCGGCAGTTCATCGACCTCGGCTCGGGGGTGCCGACGGCCGGGAACGTGCACGAGGTCGTCGAGGCGGAGCTGCCCGAGGACCACGACGCGAAGGTCGTTTACGTCGACTACGAGCCGGTCGCCGTCGCCCACGCGACGCTGATCCTCGAAGAGGGCATGGCGACCGACTGGGCCGGCATCGTCCAGGCCGACATGCGGGACGCGAAGTCCGTGCTCCGCGCCGCGGAAACACAGCGCCTCATCGACTTCTCCCGGCCGGTGTGCCTGATCATGGCGGCGGTGCTGCACTTCGTCGGCCCCGACGACGACCCGGACGGGCTGCTGGCGGCGTACCGGGACGCCCTCGCCCCGGGCAGCTGGCTGGCGATCTCGCAGATGAGCGAAGGCGACGGGACCGGCGAAACGCTCGAAGGGCTGCGCTGGTTCGTCGAGCAGTACCGGAAGACGAGCAACCCGGTCTGGCTGCGCAACCGCGAAGAGATCGAGCCGCTCTTCGGCGACTGGCCGCTCCTGGAGCCGGGCATCGTGCACCTGCCGGACTGGCGGCCGGACCGGAAAATCAACGCGCTGGAGGCGGAGGCGCGCCCCTACGCGTGGTGTGCCGTGGCGGAGAAACCCTCCTGA
- a CDS encoding site-specific integrase, producing MAVDDLWYLRKRDAATGERLRSKRHGRGKRWRVRWVDPDTGQDRTELFERRADADRHDANMHADISRGQYVDPRAGRLTFRDYAEQWRQTLLHRPSTAERTERVIRRHLVPVLGELPIAQIRSSHIRGWVKDRAAKLAPSTLTVVYFGTLVPLFNAAVADKRIGSSPCVGIRLPEIEDAQYYIARPEEVHALHDALPERYRPIVYLAAGCGWRGGEIFGLERDAIDFDAMEVEVRHQLTVVSGRTPYLAPPKTKTSRRANELPTLVADSLRRHLETFRLVPEEIDDETDPRRPIRRPVNLVFTRGDGRSIHRADWSYIWRPAVKAAGLPEGFGLRDLRHYFATVLIFGGANVKTVQLAMGHTTPTVTLNTYVGYWPDAVDQTRTLVDSALGCTDVVPTGT from the coding sequence ATGGCCGTTGACGACCTCTGGTACCTGCGCAAACGCGACGCGGCCACCGGCGAACGGCTGCGCTCGAAGCGCCACGGACGCGGTAAGCGCTGGCGTGTCCGCTGGGTCGATCCGGACACTGGCCAGGACCGTACTGAGCTGTTCGAGCGCCGCGCCGACGCCGACCGGCACGACGCGAACATGCACGCCGACATCTCGCGCGGGCAGTACGTCGATCCTCGAGCCGGACGCCTGACGTTCCGGGACTACGCGGAGCAGTGGCGGCAGACGCTCCTGCACCGCCCGAGCACGGCCGAACGCACGGAGCGCGTCATCCGGCGGCACCTGGTGCCCGTGCTCGGTGAGCTGCCCATCGCCCAGATCCGTAGCTCCCACATTCGGGGCTGGGTAAAGGATCGAGCCGCGAAGCTCGCTCCGAGCACGCTCACGGTCGTCTACTTCGGGACGCTCGTCCCGCTGTTCAACGCGGCCGTCGCCGACAAGCGCATCGGGTCCTCTCCGTGCGTCGGCATCCGTCTGCCGGAGATCGAGGACGCCCAGTACTACATCGCGCGGCCCGAAGAGGTCCACGCGCTCCACGACGCACTCCCGGAGCGCTACCGGCCGATCGTCTACCTGGCGGCTGGCTGCGGCTGGCGGGGCGGCGAGATCTTCGGCCTGGAGCGCGACGCGATCGACTTCGACGCGATGGAGGTCGAGGTCCGGCACCAGCTCACCGTGGTGTCCGGCCGCACGCCGTACCTGGCCCCGCCGAAGACCAAGACCAGTCGCCGCGCGAACGAGCTGCCGACACTGGTCGCGGACTCCCTGCGGCGGCACCTGGAGACGTTCCGGTTGGTCCCGGAGGAGATCGACGATGAGACCGACCCCCGCCGGCCGATCCGGCGGCCCGTCAACCTCGTGTTCACGCGGGGCGACGGCCGCTCGATCCACCGGGCCGACTGGTCGTACATCTGGCGTCCGGCCGTGAAGGCTGCGGGCCTGCCGGAGGGCTTCGGCCTGCGTGACCTCAGGCACTACTTCGCCACGGTGCTGATCTTCGGCGGAGCGAACGTCAAGACCGTTCAGCTCGCCATGGGCCACACCACGCCCACGGTGACGCTCAACACCTACGTCGGCTACTGGCCGGACGCGGTGGACCAGACGCGGACGCTCGTCGACTCCGCGCTCGGTTGTACCGACGTTGTACCCACGGGCACCTGA
- the lon gene encoding endopeptidase La translates to MSDTRLLPVLPLDDDVVLPGMVVPLDLTDTETRAAVESAQAKTPSQASFPGIRSTAATKAEVLIVPRVHGEYAEFGTVATVERIGRVPGGKAAVLLRGTARAVVGRIADGPGAARWVHAEDATETTDDRTAQLAAEYKAVVISILQQRGGWQLIDAVQQVEDASAIADLSGNAPYLSTEQKLELLSTLDVAARLEKSLEWSKEHLAELEVTDTIRKDVAEGMEKQQKEFLLRRQLEAIRKELGELDGTAQDDDYRARVEAAELPDAVKKTALAEVDKLDRTSEQSPEGGWIRTWLDTVLELPWNERTEDIHDIAAARAVLDADHAGLDDVKERIIEYLAVRKRRAESGLGPVGGRRSGAVLALAGPPGVGKTSLGESVAKAMGRKFVRVALGGIRDEAEIRGHRRTYVGALPGRIVRAIKEAGSMNPVVLLDEIDKVGADYRGDPTAALLEVLDPEQNHTFRDHYLEVELDLSDVVFLATANALETIPGPLLDRMELVTLDGYTEHEKVTIARDHLLPRELERAGLGTSDVVLTDAAFSRIAAEYTREAGVRDANRTIAKVLRKIATKVALDEVSLPLTVDAASLETYLGRPRHLPESSLPASTQRTATPGVATGLAVTGAGGDVLYIEASLADQESGASGLQLTGQLGDVMKESVQIALSYLRSHGAELELPVGDLRERGIHVHVPAGAVPKDGPSAGITMTTALASLLSGRVVRSDVAMTGEVSLTGRVLPIGGVKQKLLAAHRAGMKTVIIPQRNEPDLDDVPAEVLAQLEVHAVANVREVLDLALTPASTPVSQAA, encoded by the coding sequence ATGTCCGACACCCGCCTCCTGCCCGTGCTCCCGCTCGATGACGACGTCGTGCTGCCGGGCATGGTCGTCCCGCTCGACCTGACCGACACCGAGACGCGGGCCGCGGTGGAGTCCGCCCAGGCCAAGACGCCGAGCCAGGCGTCCTTCCCCGGCATCCGGTCGACCGCGGCCACCAAGGCCGAGGTCCTGATCGTGCCGCGCGTCCACGGCGAGTACGCCGAGTTCGGCACCGTCGCGACGGTCGAGCGCATCGGCCGCGTGCCCGGCGGCAAGGCCGCCGTCCTGCTGCGCGGCACGGCCCGCGCGGTCGTCGGCCGGATCGCCGACGGTCCCGGCGCCGCCCGCTGGGTGCACGCCGAGGACGCCACCGAGACCACGGACGACCGGACCGCGCAGCTCGCGGCCGAGTACAAGGCCGTCGTCATCTCGATCCTCCAGCAGCGCGGCGGCTGGCAGCTGATCGACGCCGTCCAGCAGGTCGAGGACGCCTCCGCGATCGCCGACCTGTCCGGCAACGCGCCCTACCTGTCCACTGAGCAGAAGCTCGAGCTGCTGTCTACTTTGGACGTCGCTGCCCGCCTGGAGAAGTCGCTCGAGTGGAGCAAGGAGCACCTGGCCGAGCTCGAGGTGACCGACACGATCCGCAAGGACGTCGCCGAGGGCATGGAGAAGCAGCAGAAGGAGTTCCTGCTGCGCCGCCAGCTCGAGGCCATCCGCAAGGAGCTCGGCGAGCTCGACGGCACCGCGCAGGACGACGACTACCGCGCCCGCGTCGAGGCCGCCGAACTGCCCGACGCCGTCAAGAAGACCGCACTGGCCGAAGTGGACAAGCTGGACCGCACGTCCGAGCAGTCCCCCGAAGGCGGCTGGATCCGCACCTGGCTGGACACGGTCCTGGAGCTGCCCTGGAACGAGCGCACCGAGGACATCCACGACATCGCGGCCGCCCGGGCGGTCTTGGACGCCGACCACGCCGGCCTCGACGACGTCAAGGAACGCATCATCGAGTACTTGGCCGTGCGCAAGCGGCGTGCCGAATCGGGTCTCGGCCCGGTCGGTGGACGCCGGTCCGGCGCGGTGCTCGCCCTCGCGGGCCCTCCCGGGGTCGGCAAGACGTCGCTGGGTGAGTCCGTCGCGAAGGCCATGGGCCGCAAGTTCGTCCGGGTGGCGCTGGGCGGCATCCGCGACGAGGCGGAGATCCGCGGCCACCGCCGCACCTACGTCGGCGCGCTGCCCGGCCGGATCGTCCGCGCCATCAAGGAAGCCGGCTCGATGAACCCGGTCGTGCTGCTCGACGAGATCGACAAGGTGGGCGCCGACTACCGCGGCGACCCGACCGCGGCACTGCTCGAGGTGCTGGACCCGGAGCAGAACCACACGTTCCGCGACCACTACCTCGAGGTCGAGCTGGACCTGTCCGACGTCGTGTTCCTGGCGACGGCCAACGCGCTGGAGACCATCCCCGGCCCGCTGCTGGACCGCATGGAGCTCGTCACGCTGGACGGCTACACCGAGCACGAGAAGGTCACCATCGCCCGCGACCACCTGCTCCCCCGCGAGCTGGAGCGCGCCGGCCTGGGCACGTCCGACGTCGTCCTGACGGATGCCGCGTTCAGCCGGATCGCCGCCGAGTACACCCGCGAGGCGGGCGTGCGCGACGCGAACCGCACGATCGCCAAGGTGCTGCGGAAGATCGCGACCAAGGTCGCTTTGGACGAGGTCTCGCTGCCGCTCACGGTGGACGCCGCCTCCCTGGAGACCTACCTCGGCCGCCCGCGGCACCTGCCGGAGTCGTCGCTGCCGGCGTCGACCCAGCGCACGGCAACCCCCGGTGTGGCAACGGGTCTGGCGGTGACGGGTGCCGGCGGTGACGTCCTGTACATCGAGGCGTCGCTGGCGGACCAGGAGTCCGGCGCGTCCGGGCTGCAGCTGACCGGCCAGCTCGGTGACGTGATGAAGGAGTCGGTGCAGATCGCGCTGTCCTACCTGCGCTCGCACGGCGCGGAGCTGGAACTGCCGGTCGGCGACCTGCGCGAGCGGGGCATCCACGTCCACGTCCCGGCGGGCGCGGTCCCGAAGGACGGCCCGTCGGCGGGCATCACGATGACGACGGCGCTGGCGTCGCTGCTTTCGGGTCGCGTGGTCCGCTCGGACGTCGCGATGACGGGCGAGGTGTCCCTGACGGGCCGCGTCCTCCCGATCGGCGGCGTGAAGCAGAAGCTGCTGGCGGCCCACCGGGCGGGGATGAAGACGGTGATCATCCCCCAGCGCAACGAGCCGGACCTGGACGACGTCCCGGCCGAGGTGCTGGCCCAGCTGGAGGTGCACGCGGTGGCGAACGTCCGCGAGGTCCTCGACCTCGCCCTGACCCCGGCTTCAACGCCGGTTTCCCAGGCGGCGTAA
- a CDS encoding HIT family protein, with amino-acid sequence MTSEWPGNWADRISGKACEMCQSKRLHEDTYGIRIFETADVDAVLQRADIQRGYTLVIWRGRHVVEPFELTESEAQAYWKATLTVAKALATFYRPLKMNYETLGNTVPHLHTHLLPRFVEDPAPGRPFPLLPQSGDESQIDPAQLASDAAALRALLD; translated from the coding sequence ATGACGAGCGAGTGGCCGGGCAACTGGGCTGACCGGATCAGCGGCAAAGCCTGCGAGATGTGCCAATCGAAGCGCTTGCACGAGGACACCTACGGCATTCGGATCTTCGAGACGGCCGACGTGGACGCCGTGCTCCAGCGAGCCGACATCCAGCGCGGGTACACGCTCGTGATCTGGCGCGGGCGTCACGTCGTCGAGCCGTTCGAGCTGACAGAGTCGGAGGCGCAGGCGTACTGGAAGGCGACGTTGACCGTGGCGAAGGCGCTAGCCACGTTCTACCGGCCGCTCAAGATGAACTACGAGACGCTGGGAAACACCGTCCCGCATCTCCACACACACCTACTGCCACGCTTCGTCGAAGACCCTGCTCCGGGGAGGCCGTTCCCCCTGCTGCCTCAGAGTGGCGACGAGTCCCAGATCGACCCTGCGCAACTCGCCAGCGACGCCGCAGCGCTTCGGGCTCTCCTCGATTGA
- a CDS encoding YajQ family cyclic di-GMP-binding protein, protein MADPSFDVVSKVDRQEVDNALNQASKELGTRFDFRGTGTTINWAGEEALTIESETEERALAAVEVFKEKLIKRSISLKAFEAGEPALSGKIYKISGKILQGIASDKAKQIAKYIRDEGPKGVQAQIQGDQLRVSGKKKDQLQEVIALLKGKDFEIALQFTNYR, encoded by the coding sequence GTGGCGGATCCCTCTTTCGACGTCGTGAGCAAGGTCGACCGCCAGGAGGTGGACAACGCGCTCAACCAGGCGAGCAAGGAGCTGGGCACGCGGTTCGACTTCCGCGGCACCGGCACGACGATCAACTGGGCCGGCGAGGAGGCGCTCACGATCGAGTCCGAGACCGAGGAGCGCGCGCTGGCCGCGGTCGAGGTGTTCAAGGAGAAGCTGATCAAGCGCAGCATCTCCCTGAAGGCCTTCGAAGCCGGCGAGCCGGCGCTGTCGGGCAAGATCTACAAGATCTCCGGCAAGATCCTGCAGGGCATCGCCTCGGACAAGGCGAAGCAGATCGCCAAGTACATCCGCGACGAGGGTCCGAAGGGCGTCCAGGCCCAGATCCAGGGCGACCAGCTGCGGGTGTCGGGCAAGAAGAAGGACCAGCTGCAGGAGGTGATCGCCTTGCTGAAGGGCAAGGACTTCGAGATCGCGCTGCAGTTCACCAACTACCGGTGA